ACGTTTCCGAAAAAGAATTGCTCGAACCGTCCGTTCCTGCTCCGAGCCTCGCGGAAATGCGCGCGATCTACGATCAGTATAAGAATTCTCCCGCTCTGAAGGGAAAGTCCTTCGATCAAGTAAAGACCGAAATCGAAAATCATCTTATCTCTCAAAAGAAAGAAGAACTGAGAAATTCTCTCTTCGGACAACTCCGCAATGAATACAATATTTCCGTAAAGGTGAAGGAACTTCCTCCTCTCCGGGACGAGATTCTTACCGGAAACAATCCGTCCATCGGTCCGGAAAATGCGAAGGTTACGATCGTAGAGTTTTCGGATTTCGAATGTCCTTTCTGCAAAAGAAGTCAGGACGTAAACGTTCAGCTGAGAGCGAAGTATAAGGATCAGATTCGTTGGGTGTTCCGCGATTATCCTCTTTCCTTTCACCCGAACGCTATGTTCGCCCATATCGCCGCAAACTGCGCGAGTCCTCAAGGAAAGTATTGGGAATTCTTCAACGTTCTTTTTAACAACTCCGGCAACCTTCCGAAGGAACGCGTTCTGGATCTTGCCAGAGGAACGGGTTTGGATATGAAAGCGTTCAGCCAGTGCGTGAACGACGCGAAGATCCGCAAAGAAGTGGAAGAAGATATGGCGGAAGGGGAAAAATACGGAGTCAGCGGAACCCCGGCTTTCTTTATCAACGGTATTATGGTGGAAGGCGCTCAACCTATAGAAGCGTTTACCAAAGTGATCGATCAGGAACTTAAAAATTAAAATCAGAAATTAGGAGTCAGCCAAATATGAGTAAGACAGTGAAGGTCGCTGTTACAGGCGCTGCGGGACAAATCGGATATTCCCTTCTTTTTAGAATCGCTTCCGGACAAATGTTCGGCGCGGACACGGCAGTGGAAATCCAGATGCTTGAATTGGAAGCTGCGCTTCCTGCGGCAAAGGGTGTAATTATGGAATTAGAGGACTGTGCGTTTCCTCTTCTTCAAAAAGTGACCGTCTCTTCCGATTTGGACACAGCATTCAAGGACATCAACTGGGCGTTGTTAGTCGGCTCGGTTCCTAGAAAAGCGGGAATGGAAAGAGGAGATCTTCTCAAAATCAACGGAGGAATCTTCGTCAACCAAGGAAAGGCGATCGAAAAGAACGCCGCTTCCGACGTAAGAGTTCTTGTTGTGGGAAACCCTTGCAACACCAACTGCTTGATCGCGATGAACAACGCAAAAGGCGTTCCGCAAGATCGCTGGTTCGCGATGACTAAACTGGATGAGA
The window above is part of the Leptospira yasudae genome. Proteins encoded here:
- a CDS encoding DsbA family protein, producing the protein MQDIIDKLKAKESRPLLILSAAFLIYIAFTILPLISYFSPDGVAEIKGKNYTIKDVEKENPRIARKFYTETNDRLYRVLSEFASKKVVSLAAKERNVSEKELLEPSVPAPSLAEMRAIYDQYKNSPALKGKSFDQVKTEIENHLISQKKEELRNSLFGQLRNEYNISVKVKELPPLRDEILTGNNPSIGPENAKVTIVEFSDFECPFCKRSQDVNVQLRAKYKDQIRWVFRDYPLSFHPNAMFAHIAANCASPQGKYWEFFNVLFNNSGNLPKERVLDLARGTGLDMKAFSQCVNDAKIRKEVEEDMAEGEKYGVSGTPAFFINGIMVEGAQPIEAFTKVIDQELKN